The Prunus dulcis chromosome 3, ALMONDv2, whole genome shotgun sequence genome segment caattacCATTAACACCCATCTCTCCCCTCAACCTTTCTCAAATCTGATAGCATATGTCAACAAATGAATAGATGGGTCTTTGGTAGCCACCAAAAGGGTGAGAAACAAGGATTGGGGTATGGTTAATTTATTGAATTGCGTGAGAAGGCCACAaggaaacagagagagagagagagagagagagagaggtggtgGCCAAGGGATGGTGTCTCTTtcctgattttttttattttcttaattttatttctaaagATAAGAATGAGTTTCTTATCCAActgtgtaaaaaaaaaaaaaagcttacttattttgaaaaatgacaAGTGGCAAATTTTGAATGGGAGTATCACAAGCTACATGGTGGTACAGTCCCATCTTATAATTTATCCACCCGCTGGAGGCTTTGAGCCTTTCACAATTAATCCAGTTCGTATGCTAAATGTTAAGGTCATCTCCAGTCATAAGGCTAAATGTTGTCCAAGACTAAAAATTTATccctccaaaatattaatttttttaaaaatagtgcAGGGCTAAAATTTTCCATCTCCAGCCATGCAGGGCTATATTTTAGGGTCCtactaattttattattttgagaaaaactatggtATAACACTCATACATTCCACAACtatgtattatttaatttaattaaactactatttagaGACAATATTCCATATATTATAAGATTTTGTGTCCACGTGGCACATCTTATCCTGAAAGAATCTTAATAATTTTTCGGACTGTGATTTTTGAGTGACACGTGttgaattttgttataattttttcttaaataacatgaattgaaacatttaaaacatttaaaaagtatatgTGAAAACAtgaattgaaaacatttaaaacatgaattgaaaatattttaaacattttaaaacgttgaaaacataatttttCGGGCTCCAACAGTCATGAccagtaatttttttataatttttttcttaaataacacgaattgaaacatttaaaacatttaaaaagtatgTGTGAAAACAtgaattgaaaacatttaaaacattttgaaacatttaaaacatgaattgaaaatattttaaacattttaaaacgttgaaaacataatttttCGAGCTCCAACAGTCATGACCagtaatttttataattttttttcttaaataatacgaattgaaaacatttaaaaatgtGACCAcactttataaaaatataaaataaaaaaataaaaaggatggGTTTCAATGGTCTGACCTCCAACGGTCATGaccattaatttcttttataaatttttcttaaacaacattaattgaaaaacatttaaaaaggcttatatatatatatatccaactAACATCATCGATGACGTCAACACTTTTAATGTTGGCTATTTGGATATGTATTTCCACGAGATGATTCGTGTTCTTACCCACACTTGATAATTTATCTTCTTCAAAAACACATGGGGCTCACAAAAAATTTGGCCTAGGCCAAAGCTGGGCTACATGTGGCCCAGTTGGAGGGCTAAAAGGCCAAATGTAGCCCTCCAAATTTagtcaaaattttgtttagccCATGACTGGAAATGAGTTTTACATTATTTTAGGGATATATTTGGGATATAGCCCATTGCTAGAGATGGCCTAATATGCTATGCACTCACTTAGTTATTTGTGTCCTAAATGAATATGTGCAAGTGACATGAGAAGTGAGATATATAGAGTAAATATTTACttcattaattatatattttttgggtgAAGTTTGTGATCcttagagcacttccagcgGTTAGATGTGGTCTGAGTAGGAGAGGGCCTAAGCCCCAAGCAGAGGTTCTAGTGCGCAAATGCAGTCCGGCAGCTGGTTGGCTCCACAAACTTAGGCAGGCCCAAAGGCAAGAATAGCTTGGGCTGTTGCTTGGGTTTGCTGACGTTAGCGATGACGTTAGCAAcgaaaattttttattaaaaaaattaacattttaaaaataaaaataaatacttagtcatattcttcagttcccacaccaaaattgtatacaaattcctctcctcatatctcatgtgaataatGGTTGCCAAGCCTTTTGCAAGgactgccactattcacgtgaataatAACAGCCCTTGCtctttgccatgacaaatgaGTGAAAATGCTCTTACTATTTTTGGTATCGTTTTATAACAGTAGAGATCAACTGAGTATTAATATTCATAATTAGCACTTGCATAATGCATATGAGAATTTGATACGATTTTCTTGGGAATTAAGTAGAATATATAGGTTCAGCTTGTGTTAAAAGGCAACCACAGCATGCCAAgtagtagaagaagaagaagtaccTGCTGcgtctctctctgttttctctgGTGACTGCCCTGAAACATAGGAGTTGTGGCTGAAAATTCAAAGGGGGTGAACGTGGCAAGAGGCCATTGGTGAATAAAATTCAGTGACATAGTTTATGAAGTAGAGAGGATCAGTATCCTATGATGATCACATGGTGTTGCGTATTGCGACATGTACATGAAGGGCCCACATTGTTGGCTCCAAAACAAACACATTTCTCCAAGCCCACTTGAATTCAAACCCCAACTTGGGAGCACACACACAACAAGTCTAtgccctctttctctctctctctctctctctctctcgcttaAAATACCAGGTCTAGTACACTACTTTCTCCAACGCAATTGTCTTCTGCACATCCAACATCGCTGTCTAAGTTATTGTACGCCTTCTCTCTCTGCTCGTTTTCCCTTGTGGTCCTTCCTCTCTTTACATCTCTCTTTTCGCTGTCTGGGGTTATAAATTCATATatcttatttattatatatatatatatataggactTGTAGTACTTGGTCTTTCTGCTACTagctcctcttcttcttcttcttcttctcctccttttgatctacttcttctccttctttttcctCCTCTCGAGTACTTTTTCCTCACAAATTGGCTCTTGCGTACGTGGCCACTTACCTCTTTTAGGTTAATATTTCTCCTTCCCAGCTagctatatatgtatatatattaatattaatatataaagcCCCGTAGCCAGTCTGATCATCGATCTCTAAAACCAGCTGTAGCTAACAGTGTAGATATATAGCTAGAGATCATGTCTAGCAGAAGGTCGAGGCAGTCTGGAACTCCAACGATCAAAGATGACCAAATCATTGAACTTGTCTCCAAATTGCGCCAACTGGTTCCTGAGATTCGTGATAGGCGCTCCGACAAGGTAACTAAACTACTCTTTCTCTCATATATCATATATCTTTTAGAATACAATAAATGAGTGAGTAATTATGAGAAGTGCATGCCTTTTGTAGAATGCGATTAAcagtttcatatatatatatatatatatatcatatatcatatataattGGGGTTAAAAATTTCTAACAACCCAAGTGCAGGTAGATGGAAACTGTGGggaagaaataataataactttaGGGTATATCATGGTAAATGCACCACATGCACTTTGTAATATTGTAGTCAATTTGGACTGTTCGAGTAGTCTAAACTTGACCCGGACATCAAGGACTTGTTACATTTTCCATAGGACCTAGACAAAATATATAGGTTTCTTATTGACCAAAATATACTAAACAATGTCATGGTTGGAGTTGGAGTTGGACCGTTTACCACTAAACCTCATTATGTGTCATGTGGCATGTGtggtcatatatatatgtagaagGTGAAGAATTTATTAAGCTATATGTATCGTATAGTTCAAGGAGATAGTTGAGAGTTCGTAATAATTTGTGAAAAGTTTGTTGTAGAAATATTAGAAAGCCAGTAGTTGTGGCGCTAATTGAGATCTGACTTTTGATTGATATCATGTCGTGCAAGCTCTGCAGGTATCAGCATCTAAGGTCCTACAAGAGACTTGCAGCTACATCAGAAACTTACACAGAGAGGTTGACGACCTAAGTGAGCGGCTCTCTCAACTACTCTCGACAATTGATGCTGATAGCCCGGAGGCCGCCATAATTAGGAGCTTGATTACGCAGTAGATGATCAGCTACATGATGATCATCAGAcccttaattatatatttatatataattgtgtTTTGATGATGAATTTATATAGTTAAATTGTGTTCATCTAGGTTATCTGGTCACCCGATTATTAAACAAGGCCAGTTAGCCAGGGTACTCAGCAGTATTgtatgtatttaaagatgtccTGTCCTGTCCTGTCCTGTGTTGTTAATTAGAGCGAGGGCCTAGTAATATGTATTCAAGTTTGTTTAATAAATTAAGGAGGACTTGGACTACTATAGCAAGTCTTTATGCACTTGCTAGGCTAGCTTCATTTCATTGAAACTAGAAAATTATATCTGCAATAATCTCTTTCTTGCACAGTACACTTATCCCACTTACCCACTTGGGTTAAACCATTTGCATGGAATATTATTACTTAGCTTGCCAGTTTTAATATCATAAACCAACATTTTTCTTGACCGTGACACAGGGAGATCAAAGTGGCCAAACCAACAAGTCACAAAATGTCAGCACAACAGCCACCAAATACTCACgtgaaaataattattataggGCCAGCGATTCGAACTATGCAGAGTGGATTTGGATGTGCAGATTAAATTAGGGCTGCAAATCATCTTGGTTAATTGGCATACAAACTCTAGCTAGCTAGTctctagaaagaaagaaaaaaagtatgTGGATCGATATCGAATATATTATCTTATCCTCATACGTACGTATCTTAATAATCTAGATTGGATATTGTCAATGGGATCATACCATATATACCATA includes the following:
- the LOC117621258 gene encoding transcription factor PRE6-like, which translates into the protein MSSRRSRQSGTPTIKDDQIIELVSKLRQLVPEIRDRRSDKVSASKVLQETCSYIRNLHREVDDLSERLSQLLSTIDADSPEAAIIRSLITQ